The Streptomyces sp. NBC_01255 genome window below encodes:
- the ureA gene encoding urease subunit gamma, with protein sequence MRLTPTERDRLLLFGAAELARARRARGLRLNVPEATALIADTVCEAARDGKRLAEAIAQARSVLGPDDVLPGVADVVTEVHVEAVFDDGSRLAVVSDPIGGGRLGAEAPGALLPGPEHPEPAPAVTVHVRNTATVPVSVTSHFHFFEANPRLDFDRAASYGMRLAIPAGASFRFDPGGEAEVGLVPIGGARVAIGFAGLVDGPLDAPGAKEEALRRARACGYLGIEGN encoded by the coding sequence GTGCGACTGACCCCCACGGAACGCGACCGGCTGCTGCTCTTCGGCGCCGCCGAGCTCGCCCGTGCCCGCCGGGCCCGGGGCCTGCGGCTCAATGTCCCCGAGGCGACCGCGCTCATCGCGGACACCGTCTGCGAGGCGGCCCGCGACGGCAAGCGACTCGCCGAGGCGATCGCCCAGGCCCGCTCGGTCCTCGGCCCCGACGACGTCCTCCCCGGCGTCGCCGACGTGGTCACCGAGGTCCATGTGGAGGCCGTCTTCGACGACGGTTCCCGGCTCGCGGTCGTCTCCGACCCGATCGGCGGAGGACGGCTGGGGGCGGAGGCGCCGGGCGCCCTGCTGCCCGGCCCCGAGCACCCGGAGCCCGCGCCCGCGGTCACCGTCCACGTACGGAACACGGCGACCGTGCCCGTGAGCGTCACCTCCCACTTCCACTTCTTCGAGGCCAACCCCCGCCTCGACTTCGACCGGGCCGCCTCCTACGGCATGCGGCTCGCCATCCCGGCCGGCGCCTCCTTCCGCTTCGACCCGGGCGGCGAGGCCGAGGTCGGCCTCGTGCCGATCGGCGGCGCGCGCGTCGCCATCGGCTTCGCGGGCCTGGTCGACGGCCCGCTGGACGCGCCCGGCGCGAAGGAAGAAGCCCTGCGCAGGGCGCGGGCGTGCGGCTACCTGGGAATCGAGGGCAACTGA
- a CDS encoding cytosine permease, producing MPIEQRGVDTVPEAERTSGPRDLFSILLGSNLCLGVIVFGWLPVSFGLDLWGSVTSVVAGTVVGVAVTAPLALVSLRTATNLSTSSGAFFGVRGRLVGSVVGLLLSLGYTALTLWIGGDVIVGTLARLTGLPTGGASHAVVYALLAAGTVVAAVYGYRLLLALSKALAVGMTVLLALGLVAYAGDFTAAAVPETPYLLGSFWPTWLLSAVAAGLSGPVAFITLLGDYTRYVSPERHGAKKVWRATCLGLLVGLLIPQLFGTFTALASRGALDYAGPLVAASPAWYLVPLLLAATAGSVGNAGLMLYSMGLDLDAILPRATRARATLVVAAVATAFVFLGHFASDAQTAMTSFVLLLTAIGTPWAVITLIGHARCGGTYDPEALQVYNRRSRGGIYWFSAGWHPRATASWAIGAAVGLAGVSTPLYEGPLLALTGGIDCSFMLSGLVGGALYAVLTPTRAPETVPAVSEALAEVE from the coding sequence ATGCCGATAGAACAGCGCGGAGTCGACACCGTCCCCGAGGCCGAACGCACCAGCGGCCCCCGTGATCTCTTCTCGATCCTGCTCGGCTCCAACCTGTGTCTGGGCGTGATCGTCTTCGGCTGGCTCCCCGTCTCCTTCGGCCTCGACCTCTGGGGCTCGGTCACCTCGGTGGTCGCCGGGACCGTCGTCGGCGTCGCCGTCACCGCCCCGCTCGCGCTCGTCTCCCTCCGTACCGCCACCAACCTCTCCACCTCCTCCGGCGCCTTCTTCGGCGTCCGCGGCCGGCTCGTCGGCTCGGTGGTCGGACTGCTGCTGTCGCTCGGCTACACCGCGCTGACGCTGTGGATCGGCGGGGACGTCATCGTGGGGACGCTGGCCCGGCTGACGGGCCTGCCGACCGGCGGCGCCTCGCACGCCGTCGTCTACGCCCTGCTCGCCGCCGGCACGGTCGTCGCCGCGGTCTACGGCTACCGGCTCCTGCTCGCGCTGAGCAAGGCCCTCGCGGTCGGCATGACCGTGCTCCTCGCGCTCGGCCTGGTCGCGTACGCCGGGGACTTCACGGCGGCCGCCGTACCGGAGACCCCGTACCTGCTCGGCTCGTTCTGGCCGACCTGGCTGCTCTCCGCGGTCGCCGCCGGGCTCAGCGGGCCCGTCGCCTTCATCACCCTGCTCGGCGACTACACCCGGTACGTCTCACCCGAACGGCACGGCGCGAAGAAGGTCTGGCGCGCCACCTGCCTCGGCCTGCTCGTCGGCCTCCTGATCCCCCAGCTCTTCGGCACGTTCACCGCTCTCGCGTCCCGCGGTGCCCTCGACTACGCGGGGCCGCTCGTCGCCGCCTCCCCCGCCTGGTACCTGGTGCCGCTGCTGCTCGCGGCCACGGCCGGGTCCGTCGGCAACGCCGGGCTGATGCTGTACTCGATGGGGCTCGACCTCGACGCGATCCTGCCCAGGGCCACCCGGGCGCGCGCCACACTCGTCGTCGCGGCGGTGGCGACGGCCTTCGTGTTCCTGGGCCACTTCGCCTCGGACGCCCAGACGGCGATGACCTCGTTCGTCCTGCTGCTCACCGCGATCGGCACCCCGTGGGCCGTGATCACCCTGATCGGGCACGCGCGCTGCGGGGGGACGTACGACCCGGAGGCCCTCCAGGTCTACAACCGCCGCTCGCGCGGCGGGATCTACTGGTTCTCGGCGGGCTGGCACCCGCGCGCCACCGCCTCCTGGGCGATCGGCGCGGCGGTCGGCCTGGCCGGGGTGTCGACGCCGCTCTACGAGGGGCCGCTGCTCGCCCTGACGGGCGGGATCGACTGCAGCTTCATGCTGTCGGGGCTGGTGGGCGGCGCGCTGTACGCCGTACTGACGCCGACGAGGGCCCCCGAGACGGTTCCTGCCGTCTCCGAGGCCCTCGCGGAAGTGGAGTAG
- a CDS encoding branched-chain amino acid aminotransferase, whose product MTTPTIELKPSSSPLSDAEREAILANPGFGRHFTDHMVTIRWTEGRGWHDGQLVPYGPLHLDPATNVLHYAQEIFEGLKAYRRPDGSVASFRPDANARRFQASARRLAMPELPVETFVEACDLLVRQDKAWVPAHGGEASLYLRPFMIATEVGLGVRPANEYLFVVIASPAGPYFPGGVKPVSIWLSENRVRAVPGGVGDAKTGGNYAASLLAQAEAAEKGCDQVAYLDAVEHKWVEELGGMNLYFVYGDKLVTPTLTGSLLAGITRDSLLKLAADLGLKPEEGRVSIDQWQADSANGTLTEVFACGTAAVITPVGTVKSERGEWQQSGGEPGEVTMKLRDALLAVQTGKAEDAHGWMHELG is encoded by the coding sequence ATGACGACGCCCACGATCGAGCTCAAGCCCTCCTCCAGCCCGCTGTCCGACGCGGAGCGCGAGGCGATCCTGGCCAACCCGGGATTCGGCCGCCACTTCACCGACCACATGGTCACCATCCGGTGGACCGAGGGTCGAGGCTGGCACGACGGCCAGCTCGTGCCGTACGGCCCGCTGCACCTGGACCCGGCGACGAACGTCCTGCACTACGCGCAGGAGATCTTCGAGGGCCTGAAGGCCTACCGCCGCCCCGACGGCTCCGTCGCCAGCTTCCGCCCGGACGCCAACGCCCGCCGCTTCCAGGCCTCCGCCCGCCGTCTGGCCATGCCGGAGCTGCCCGTCGAGACGTTCGTCGAGGCCTGTGACCTGCTCGTCCGGCAGGACAAGGCGTGGGTTCCGGCGCACGGCGGCGAGGCCTCGCTCTACCTGCGCCCGTTCATGATCGCGACCGAGGTGGGCCTGGGCGTCCGCCCGGCCAACGAGTACCTCTTCGTCGTCATCGCCTCGCCGGCCGGCCCGTACTTCCCCGGTGGCGTGAAGCCCGTCTCCATCTGGCTCTCCGAGAACCGCGTCCGCGCCGTCCCCGGCGGCGTCGGCGACGCCAAGACCGGCGGCAACTACGCGGCCTCCCTGCTCGCGCAGGCCGAGGCGGCGGAGAAGGGCTGCGACCAGGTCGCCTACCTCGACGCCGTGGAGCACAAGTGGGTCGAGGAACTCGGCGGCATGAACCTGTACTTCGTGTACGGCGACAAGCTCGTCACCCCGACCCTCACCGGTTCGCTCCTCGCCGGCATCACCCGTGACTCGCTGCTCAAGCTGGCGGCGGACCTCGGTCTGAAGCCGGAGGAGGGCCGCGTCTCCATCGACCAGTGGCAGGCCGACTCCGCGAACGGCACCCTCACCGAGGTCTTCGCCTGCGGCACCGCCGCCGTGATCACCCCGGTCGGCACGGTCAAGTCCGAGCGGGGCGAGTGGCAGCAGTCGGGCGGCGAGCCCGGCGAGGTCACGATGAAGCTGCGCGACGCGCTGCTCGCCGTCCAGACCGGCAAGGCCGAGGACGCCCACGGCTGGATGCACGAGCTCGGCTAG